From a single Acidimicrobiales bacterium genomic region:
- a CDS encoding VOC family protein — protein sequence MAIRGIHHVAIATRDIDRLVAFYRDVVGFTVVAEGGWPRGSTLIDEIVGLENSSSRTAMLRAANTHIEIFEYSAPEPGPGDPHRLVHEPGYTHFCLDVTDIDAEYERLLAGGMTFHRPPPAPGELGPGHRATYGRDPDGNVIELQETLDHSSPTYLDLD from the coding sequence ATGGCCATCAGGGGGATTCATCACGTCGCCATCGCCACCCGCGACATCGACCGGCTCGTCGCCTTCTACCGCGACGTGGTCGGCTTCACCGTCGTCGCCGAGGGGGGTTGGCCCCGGGGCAGCACCCTCATCGACGAGATCGTCGGACTCGAGAACTCGTCGTCACGCACGGCCATGCTGCGCGCCGCCAACACCCACATCGAGATCTTCGAGTACAGCGCCCCCGAACCCGGTCCGGGCGATCCGCACCGGCTCGTGCACGAGCCCGGTTACACCCACTTCTGTCTCGACGTCACCGACATCGATGCCGAGTACGAGCGGTTGCTGGCCGGCGGCATGACGTTCCACCGGCCGCCGCCGGCTCCCGGTGAACTCGGCCCCGGCCACCGGGCGACGTACGGGCGTGACCCGGACGGAAACGTGATCGAGCTCCAGGAGACCCTCGACCACTCTTCCCCCACCTACCTCGACCTGGACTGA
- the arfB gene encoding alternative ribosome rescue aminoacyl-tRNA hydrolase ArfB: protein MSDPTGDLQVSSHLVIPAAELEWRFSGSGGPGGQHANTANTRVELVWDVAGSAVLSASDRDRLVAALGEVVRVVSDDERSQWRNRVAAYDRLADDVRTALRPRKKRRATRPSRGSKERRLKAKKQRSDKKKSRRWKPDAGRW from the coding sequence ATGTCTGATCCGACCGGCGACCTTCAGGTGTCGAGCCATCTGGTCATTCCCGCGGCCGAGCTCGAGTGGCGGTTCTCCGGTTCGGGCGGTCCGGGTGGTCAGCACGCGAACACGGCCAACACCCGGGTGGAGCTGGTCTGGGACGTCGCCGGGTCCGCTGTGCTCAGCGCGTCGGACCGCGACCGGCTCGTCGCCGCGCTCGGCGAGGTCGTCCGGGTCGTGTCCGACGACGAACGATCCCAGTGGCGCAACCGTGTGGCCGCGTACGACCGCCTGGCCGATGATGTGCGCACAGCTCTGCGGCCCCGCAAGAAGCGGCGTGCCACCCGACCCTCTCGGGGGTCCAAGGAACGACGGCTGAAGGCGAAGAAGCAGCGATCGGACAAGAAGAAGAGCCGGCGCTGGAAGCCCGACGCCGGGCGCTGGTAA